In the genome of Planctomycetota bacterium, the window GACCCCTTTGCCGAACCGGACGCCGGCCAGGTTGAAGAACCGGACCCCGCGGCCCAGAAGGAGAAGCCGAGGGATCTTCCCCGCGAACAGCACCCGCAGGCCGCGCAGAAAGGAAAGCGCCAGCTCGAACGCCAGGGAAAGAACCGCGCCGGCTCCGACCGACGGATCGATGATGAAATCCGGCCGGCGGAATCGGCGGACCAGGGCTTCGACCGAGCGCCGGATCAGAACTCCCACGGTCACACCTCCGCGAGAATGAGGTTCGCGACCCGCTCGACCGCGGCGTCAAGCGAGTCGTTCTCCACCATCGCGTAGCGCCCGCGAGCTCGGCCCCCGGCCAGATCGGCGAAGAGGCGCACGTAGCGGTCGGTCAGGTCACGGATTTCGTCCTCGGCGAGCTCGTCTTTCCGGGCCCGCACGGCCGCCGGGGAAGCGTGCAGAAGAATGTTGACGTCCGGCTCCGTGACCGTGGGACGGACGAACCGCACCCACGCGGCCGGAAGCCGGAGGTTGCTGCGCTCGGGATCGGCGATGAAGTCGAAGAAATAGCGGTCGTAGAGCACGACCACGCCCCGCGCCGTGTAGCGCAGGTGGACGATCGCCTGACCGATCCAGTAATCGAGAAGGTAGTAGAGAAACCGCGCCAGGGAGGAAAGCATCGACCGGTTGGAACCGCGCCGGGGCGGACGCGCGGCGGCGCGCCGTTCGGCTTCGTCCCGGCCGAGGATCCACGCGCTCAGAATCGGCAGCATTCCCGGCCGATGCCGCAGGCGCGCCACGCGGAGCCGGTACCGGTCCGAGAGGACCGCCTCCACCCGGTCGAGCACGGTGGACTTGCCCGATCCGTCCGGCCCGCTCACGCTCACCACGGGCGCGCGCCGCCCCGGGGCCAGAAGCCAGGCGGCGCGGCGCAGCGCGCGGATCAGGCGCCGGAAGGGGCCGTTCGCGGGCCGCCGCCGGATCGCCCGCCGGATCCGATCCAGGGTTTGCTCCCCGGGTTCGAAGAGATCCTCCAGCCGGCGCGCGGCCCATCCGTAGGCGGCGGAGAAGCGCTCCAGGATCGCGGCGCGGTCCGCCGCGTCCAGCCGCGCGAAACGCCGCCGGTACCGATCGGGAAGGGCGGCGCCGTTGAGTGCGTGGAAGAGAAAGACATACTCGAAGCTTGCGACCGGCCCGGCGATTTTCCAGCCGTCCGCGTCCCGGCGCGCCGAATCGAGGACGCGTCCGGCGTCCAGGTACAGGAGCGTACGGCGAAGAAAGGCGTAGACCAGGTCGATCTGGAGGAACCCGCCGTCGCGGAAAAAGACACGCGCCGTGGTCGCGTGCGGCTCGTCGATCCAGCGGAATCGAGCGACCGCGGGGTCCTCCCGCAGCAGCCGCCGGACGCGATCGGCGGCCGCGCGGTCCGCCGCCAGGTCCAGGTCCGAGCGATCGGGAAGTTCCTCGACCGACCCTTCCGGGCGCTTGAGAACGGCGTAGCGTTCGGAGGCCAGCGCCCGGCGGAGGCGGGCGAGGAAGGCGGCGCGATCGTTCCTCACCCGGCCATCGGCCGCCCGCGGCGCCGTTGCCGTTCGAAGATCCGTCGAAGCGATCATGTTACGCTCCGCCCACGGCCCCCTCGGCCTCGCAGGCCAGGCCGTAACCGTAGTAGCCTTCCGCCTCGGCGGCCGAGGGGACCGCGACCTCGTTGAGGATCGCGCCCACGACGGGCGCGCGCGCGCCCGTCAGGCGGCGCAGCGCGGAGCGGGCCGCCGCGCGACCGGTCCGGCGCGCCCGGGCCACGAGCACCGCCGCGTCGCACCGCCGCGCCAGAAGCGCCGCTTCCGCCGCCTGGAGCACCGGAGGAGTGTCCACAACGACGTACTCATAGGCCTCGCGGGCCCGCCGCAACGCATCCTCGAAGACCTCCGAACCCGCCAGCTCGGCCGCCTGGTTCGTCCCGGCCGTCATGCCGAAAACGTCCACGCCCGCCAGAACCTCGCGTCGGACCGCCTGTTCGAAGGGGACCTCTCCCCGGAGGAAGTGCTCCATGGCCGGCCCCGCCTCCGGGCCGGCCGTCCGCATCGCCGTCGGCCGCCGCATGTCCGCGTCCAGGAGGAGCACCTTGCGCCCCTCCATGGCCAGGGCCCGGGCCAGGTTGGCCGCCACGGTGGACTTTCCCTCACCGCGCAGGGCCGAAAGAACCGCCACCATGCGGCCCCCCCGGACTCCTTCCAGCCGCGCGACCAGCTCGGAACGCAGAACCCGGAAGGGCTCCACCTCGCTCAAGGCGGAGCGGTCCGACAGAATCCGCGGGCCGTCGGCCGGCCCTTCGGCGCTGCGCAGCGGCGGCACCGCTCCGACCACGTCCAGCCCGAGGAATCCCTGGACTTCGGAAGCCGAGCGGATCGAATCGTCCAGCTGTTCGGCCAGGAAGACCGCTCCCAGGCCGAGAAACGCGCCCAGGACGAACGCCACGGAGACAACGACGGCCACGTCGGGCGCGTAGGGTTTCGAAGGAATCTGAGCCGGGTCGAGCACCCGCACGGAAGCCAGACCGGTGCCCGAGGTCGCTTCGGTTTCGCCCTGCCGCTTCAGATACGCCGCATAGAGCTCGCGCGCACCGGCGAGCTGGGCGTCAAGTCTCTTGTATTCGGAAACCTGCCGGACGACGTGGCCGAGTTTCCGTTCGACCTCGGCGAGTTCCCCCTGGACGGCCCGTTCCTCCTCCTCCGCGGCCTCGAGCTGGGCGGCGAGCGCTTCGAGCATCGCGCGCAAGGCGTCCTGAATCTTGGCGCTCAGGCGGACCTGTTGCTCCCGCAGGGCGATGACGGCCGGATGCTCCTCGAGCAGCTCCTCGCGCCTCCGGGCGAGCTCGGACTCGACCTCCTCCTGGCGGGCGATCAGCGCTTCCAGATTCCGGGAAGAGAAGGCCGGATTGAATGCGCCCCCTTTGCGTCCCTCGGCGGCACCTTCGAGCGCTTTGAGGCGCGCGCGGGTTTCGATCCGACTCAGCCGGATCCGGGTGAGGCGTTCCATCAGGGAGCGTTGGGACTCGAGGAGGGCGGCGTACTGGTCCTGGGGGGGCAGAAACCTGTTGCGCGCCAGGAATTCCTGGAGGGCGCGTTCGGCGTCCTCGACGCCCTGGCGGATGGCGGGCAGGGCCGCCTTGGCCAGCATCTCGGCCGTGCCGGCCCGGCGTTCCCGGAGACGGCGGTTGACCTCCTCGAGATAACGCGAAACAAGGACGTTGACGATCTGGGTGGCCTTTCGCGGATCGGCATCCACGAAGCCGACCTTGAGGATGAAACTTGAACGCACGGGCTCCACGCGCACCTGCCGCGCGAAGGCCCGAAGAGGATCCTTCTGGGCGGCATATTCGGCGCGCAGCTCGTCGGGCAGCGAAGCGAGAACGTCCGCGTGGAGCGAGGCGCTCGTCAGGATGGCTTCCTGCGTACGGTAGTAGTTCTCCCAGAGGGTGCGGCTGGCCAGAAGGGCGGGGTCCTGTCCGTCCGTGGACAGAACGGGCGACTCGGGGCGGATCTCGAGGGTGGCTTGGGGACGGTAAAGGGGCGTCGTGGACAAAACCCAGCCCGCCCCGAGGGCGACGGTCAAGATCCACGCGGCGACCAGGATCCGGCGGCGGCGCCGAAGGATCAGCAGGAGCCGGCGCAGCGCGGGGATTTCGTCCGCGCCCCGGCCCCCCCCGACGTCCCGTCCGTCCGCCATTCCGGAATCCCCCGCCGCCGGGCGGCGGACCGCCCCCCGGCGATCCTCGAACGTCCCCCTGAACCGACCGGCCTCTTCCCGCAAGGGCCGTGCCAGAGGGGAGCCCGCGCGGAAAAGGCGGCCGGAACATCAAATTTGCATGACCGGGGACAAAAATGTGACTCACCCGCACGAAAACCCTTCCGACGGGTGATGCAAATGTGCGTTCGGGCCGCCGCAGGGCCTTCCGGAGATCGATGGCACGGCCTTTGCGAACGAGCGGATTCCGGGGGGCCGGTGGACCCTCCGAGGGAGGTCGCCTTGGACCTGAAGGCCGCGCTCCGCGGGCTGCACCGCATGCTGGGCCGATGGCTTGCCCTGGGTCCGCGCCGCCGACGGCACGCCCACCGGGACCTCGAGGAGCGCGTGCGCTGCCTGATGGCGCGCTTCCGCTTCCCCGCGGCCCGGCGGCTCGTGGAGCGCGCGGCGGCCGACCTTCCCCAGGAAACGCGCCTCGCGCTCCTGCGTCTCTGCGGAAACCGCCTGGCGCTCGGGCGCGAGCTGGCGGGGCTCGGCCGCTGGTCGGAGGCCGCCCGGGAGCTCCAGACCTTCACCCCCGACCACGCCGGATATGCCGAAGCCGCCGAACTCCTGGGCCGTTGTTACGCGGCCCTGGGCCTGACCGCCCTGGCCCGGGAAAAGTACGAGGAGCTGCTCGCGTGGAAACCTCTCAGCCGCTTCAACGTGGGGCTCTACCTGGACTACTGGAATCTGCTCCGCGCCCTGGGCGATGCGCGGAAAGCGGATGAGATCAAACAGCGCGTCCTGGCGGTGGACATCGATTGCGAAGCCGGCCTTTCGGAAGGGGCCCCGGCCGACGGCGCCGCGGGCGCGGAGGCTCCAGCGGGCCTGACGATGGAGGGCACCCTCGACGCCGTCAGCTTGGTCGATGTGTTCCAGATGCTCTCGGTCGGCCGGCGGAAGGGAACGCTCGTCCTGTGGGATGGGGAGAGCCGCAAGTCGATCTACTTCGGGGACGGATGCGTGCGCCTCCTGTCTTCCGGCCGTCGAAAGGGCCTGCGGGTGGGCGAGATCCTCGTTCGCCGCGGGCGGATCACGCGCACGCAGCTCGAGGACATCATGCGGCGCCACCGGGATTCCGCGCGCCGCCTGGGCGACGTGCTCGTCGGCATGGGCCTGATCACGGGCGAGGAGCTTGCCGACGCGCTGCGCCGCCAGGTGGAAGAGGAGATCTGGGACCTCTTCCTCTGGCACGGAGCCTCGTTCCGTTTCATCGACGGACCGCCGGTCCACGAACTTCTCGATCCGACGAATCGGGCGCTCGAGCTCGCGCTGGACGTGACGCCGCTCCTCCTGGAAGCCGTCCACCGGGCGGACGAGTGGGCCGAAATCAGCCGCAGCCTTCCCACCGTCGACTGCGTCCTGGAACCCACGGGCGCCGGCGAGGCCCCGTCCCCCCCTGCACCCGCGGGCGCGCTTTTGGACGGCCACCGCACCGTGCGCGAGATCATCGAAGCATCGGACCAGCCGCGCCTCGAGGTCTTCCGCGCCCTCATGGACGCCTTGAGGTCGGGACGGGCGCGCCTGCTTCCCCCGAGGGAGCTGGCGGCCCTGGCGAGAAAGGAGGTGGCCGGGGGCGATCCGGAGCGGGCCGTGCGCCTCTTTGAAGGGGCCGCCGCGATGGCCCCCCGGGACGAGAGAGTCCTGGCCGAATGCGCGGTCGGCCTCGAAGAGGAGGGCCGCTGGCCTCAGGCCGCGCGACTCTACGACCGGCTGGCCGAACTGGCCGAATCCCGCGGAAAGGCAAAGCGGGCCGCCATGTTCCGCCGCCGCGGGGACGCGCTTCGGCGCCCGGTGCCGGAGGTTGAAGCAGAGGAGAGAATTCGCAATGAGGATGCGCCCCAGCCCCAAACGGCGGCCTAGAGGGCGGACATCCTCCTTTTGGGAAAGGGGAACGCCATGAAGTCCCGGCAGGTGCTGATCGTGGAAGACAGTCGGAACCTGGCCTTCCTGGCGGCCGAGGCGCTCAAGGTCGCCGGGTACCGCGTGCTCGTGGCCTACGACGGGCTGACCGCCGTGGGTCTCATCCGCAGAGAACGCCCGGACCTGGTGCTTCTGGACGTGGGCCTGCCGGGAATGGACGGGGTGCTCCTGTCCGGCTTGCTCCGCGAATGGCCCGCCCTTCAGGAGCCCCCCGTTATCCTCATGTCCGCCTGCCCGCGCGACGAACTTCAGCAGAAGGCCGAAGAAGTGGGCGCGGTGGACGTTCTCCCCAAGCCCTTCCCGCTGTCGCGGCTGGTGGAGAAAGTCCGTCGATGGGCCCCGTTGGATGAGGAGCCGCAGCGATCCACCCAGAAAGTGGGCTGATCGTTCGCACCCTCCTTAACCGATCCATGCGCGGAGCCCGGGAATGGGCTATAATGCCCATCAAAGAAGCGCCGGACTTTTGAACTATGGTTGGATCACGCAACCGCCGACGGAAGTCCGCCGTGCGCCCCTCCCTCGCCCGAGCCCCCATCCTGCTGGTCGCCGCCACCGTCCGCGCGCGCGATTCCCTTCAGGACGCCCTCCGGAAGCTGGGCATCCTGAATCCCGTCGTCGCCGTGGCCGGCACCCGCCACGCGGAACTCTACTTCGAGGGACGGGGCTTCTACCGGGACCGGCGAAGGTATCCCCTCCCGGCCATCGTCCTGCTCGACTTGAGCGTGTCGCGCCTGCGGGCGTCGGCCCTCATGAGCTTCCTGCGCCATCGTCCGACGACGCGGGCCCTCCCCATCGTCCTCCTGGGCCGTTCCCCCTCCGGCGACATCGTGCGCTGGGCCTACACGTCCGGCGCCAATTCCTACGTCGTGCTTCCCCAGGACGCCGAGATGCTCGCGGAGCGGCTCCGCGACCTGATCGCCTACTGGCTGGAATTCAACCGGAGCCCGCAATCCTGAAGCGTCTTCACGCGCAGTGCCGGCGGATGCTCTCGAAGAAGGCGTCGAGCTTGAGGGGCTTGTCGAAGTAGTCCACCCCGGGAAGAGGATTGGCCGCCACGCGGTCGCCGTACGCCGAAATGGCCACCACCGGAATCGAAGCGAGCTTCGGATCCGCGCTCATCTCCGCACGGAACCGCCATCCGTCCATCACGGGAAGCACCAGATCCAGGATCACCACCCGAACGTCGGGAGTGGCCCGGAGCAGCTCGATCGCCTCCCTCCCGTCGGCGGCCCGAAGCACACGGTACCCGCGTTCCTCGAGCAACGAACCCAGGGCCGCGCGGGTCGCCGGGTCGTCCTCGACCAAAAGCACACGGGAAGGCGGCCGCCCCGCCGCCGTCGAAGGGGGCGAAGCGGTCTCCGGGATCATGCTCGTGACCCCCCAGTAGGTCAGCAGGCGCTCCACGAGAGCCACCGCCGCCGCCGAATCGGACGGTTTCAGGATGAAGGAGTTGGCCCCCCACTCATAGGCCCGGTTCATGACGGACGTTTTCTCGGTGCCTGCCCAGACCACGACGGGGATCAGACGCAGGTCCGGATGCCGGCGCATCCACCGGAGCACCTCCAGGCCCGACCCCGACGGCAGTTCGGGATCCAGGAGAACCAGCCGCGGCAGAGGGTGGCGGGCGCGGTCCCGGAACTGCCCCTGACCCGAAAGATAGGCGAGCGCCTCGTCGACGTCACGGACGACACCCACCAGGGCATCCGCCCGTCCCAGGGACTCCAGCGCCCGATGGAAGCGGATCGCCTGATCCGGATCGCCTTCGACCAGGAGAACCGTCAGCGGACTGGATCCCATCATGAGGCACCCCGTTTTTCAGAGAGACGGCTTCCCGGACTCCTTCCTCCCCGCCCCGGTCTCCCTCACGAGGGATGATACCCCCCCGCGTCGGCCGGTCAAGAACCTCTTCCCTCTCCTCACGCTCCCGGACCCGAAGGAGCGCTCTCCACCGGAAGCTCGACCGTGAAGGTGGATCCCCGCCCCGGCGCGCTCTCGAGACGAACGCTTCCCCCGTGCGCCTCCGCGATGGTCCGCACGATGTAGAGCCCGAGCCCCAGGCCGGCCACGCGCGCCTGCGTGTCCAGGCGCCCGAAGCGCGTGAAAAGGCGCTCCTGCGCCTCCGGCGGAATGCCCACGCCCTGGTCCCGAACCACGATCCGCGCGACGCGCCGGGCCGCATCTTCCTCGACCCGCACCTCGACCGGCTTCCCCTGCCCGAACTTCAGCGCGTTCGAAAGAAGATTGGCCAGAATCTGGTCGATCCCCAACCTTCCCCAGCGCCCCCTCACCGGCCCGTCGCCTTCGAGCCGAACGGCGCTCCCGGTGAGGCGCGCCAGCCCCTCGAACCGCCGGACCGCCCGCTCGGCCGCCGCCTGCAGATCCAGCGGCTCCGGGCTGAACGCCAGCTTGCCCGCGGCGATCCGCGAGGCGTCCAGCAGGTTGTTGACCATGTCCTCCAGACGCTCGCCGTGGTCCCGCGCCGCCTCGAGGCGCTCCAGAAGACGCTCCACGGCGTCCCCGGAAAGCCCCCCGACGCGCCCCGCCTGAAGCCCCTCGAACAACGCCTGAAGCTCGATCTCCAGCGCCGTAATCGGAATCTTCAGCT includes:
- a CDS encoding polysaccharide biosynthesis tyrosine autokinase, which gives rise to MADGRDVGGGRGADEIPALRRLLLILRRRRRILVAAWILTVALGAGWVLSTTPLYRPQATLEIRPESPVLSTDGQDPALLASRTLWENYYRTQEAILTSASLHADVLASLPDELRAEYAAQKDPLRAFARQVRVEPVRSSFILKVGFVDADPRKATQIVNVLVSRYLEEVNRRLRERRAGTAEMLAKAALPAIRQGVEDAERALQEFLARNRFLPPQDQYAALLESQRSLMERLTRIRLSRIETRARLKALEGAAEGRKGGAFNPAFSSRNLEALIARQEEVESELARRREELLEEHPAVIALREQQVRLSAKIQDALRAMLEALAAQLEAAEEEERAVQGELAEVERKLGHVVRQVSEYKRLDAQLAGARELYAAYLKRQGETEATSGTGLASVRVLDPAQIPSKPYAPDVAVVVSVAFVLGAFLGLGAVFLAEQLDDSIRSASEVQGFLGLDVVGAVPPLRSAEGPADGPRILSDRSALSEVEPFRVLRSELVARLEGVRGGRMVAVLSALRGEGKSTVAANLARALAMEGRKVLLLDADMRRPTAMRTAGPEAGPAMEHFLRGEVPFEQAVRREVLAGVDVFGMTAGTNQAAELAGSEVFEDALRRAREAYEYVVVDTPPVLQAAEAALLARRCDAAVLVARARRTGRAAARSALRRLTGARAPVVGAILNEVAVPSAAEAEGYYGYGLACEAEGAVGGA
- a CDS encoding DUF4388 domain-containing protein translates to MDLKAALRGLHRMLGRWLALGPRRRRHAHRDLEERVRCLMARFRFPAARRLVERAAADLPQETRLALLRLCGNRLALGRELAGLGRWSEAARELQTFTPDHAGYAEAAELLGRCYAALGLTALAREKYEELLAWKPLSRFNVGLYLDYWNLLRALGDARKADEIKQRVLAVDIDCEAGLSEGAPADGAAGAEAPAGLTMEGTLDAVSLVDVFQMLSVGRRKGTLVLWDGESRKSIYFGDGCVRLLSSGRRKGLRVGEILVRRGRITRTQLEDIMRRHRDSARRLGDVLVGMGLITGEELADALRRQVEEEIWDLFLWHGASFRFIDGPPVHELLDPTNRALELALDVTPLLLEAVHRADEWAEISRSLPTVDCVLEPTGAGEAPSPPAPAGALLDGHRTVREIIEASDQPRLEVFRALMDALRSGRARLLPPRELAALARKEVAGGDPERAVRLFEGAAAMAPRDERVLAECAVGLEEEGRWPQAARLYDRLAELAESRGKAKRAAMFRRRGDALRRPVPEVEAEERIRNEDAPQPQTAA
- a CDS encoding response regulator, yielding MKSRQVLIVEDSRNLAFLAAEALKVAGYRVLVAYDGLTAVGLIRRERPDLVLLDVGLPGMDGVLLSGLLREWPALQEPPVILMSACPRDELQQKAEEVGAVDVLPKPFPLSRLVEKVRRWAPLDEEPQRSTQKVG
- a CDS encoding response regulator translates to MMGSSPLTVLLVEGDPDQAIRFHRALESLGRADALVGVVRDVDEALAYLSGQGQFRDRARHPLPRLVLLDPELPSGSGLEVLRWMRRHPDLRLIPVVVWAGTEKTSVMNRAYEWGANSFILKPSDSAAAVALVERLLTYWGVTSMIPETASPPSTAAGRPPSRVLLVEDDPATRAALGSLLEERGYRVLRAADGREAIELLRATPDVRVVILDLVLPVMDGWRFRAEMSADPKLASIPVVAISAYGDRVAANPLPGVDYFDKPLKLDAFFESIRRHCA
- a CDS encoding GAF domain-containing sensor histidine kinase, with translation MRTLREVVSSREPSHVRRTVLRAVRELTGADGAAFVLREGNEVFYVEEDAIAPLWKGRRFPIERCVSGWSILRGSPVAIEDVLEDPRAPQDAYRRTFVRGLALVPVRVPDPIGALGAYWARRHAAGERELRLLEALAEAAALAVENLKLFRQAQEAAQVRDEFVSVASHELKIPITALEIELQALFEGLQAGRVGGLSGDAVERLLERLEAARDHGERLEDMVNNLLDASRIAAGKLAFSPEPLDLQAAAERAVRRFEGLARLTGSAVRLEGDGPVRGRWGRLGIDQILANLLSNALKFGQGKPVEVRVEEDAARRVARIVVRDQGVGIPPEAQERLFTRFGRLDTQARVAGLGLGLYIVRTIAEAHGGSVRLESAPGRGSTFTVELPVESAPSGPGA